Part of the Zea mays cultivar B73 chromosome 4, Zm-B73-REFERENCE-NAM-5.0, whole genome shotgun sequence genome is shown below.
AATTCCCCCCTATGATTCCATCAGAATCTGGCATGACCAACACGCAAGCCAAGAGTTCACATTGAAGGCGTTTTCTCTGATTCCCGATCCCAGTGTTCCCAAACCAAGTACAGACAGGCAAAAAAGGCATGCTCCTTTTTTTCTCAATCAATCAATCCTACTACCACTACCACCATCTATCCAACAACCGAGCCAGTAAATAGCCAAGGATGCCAGGAAGCAGTAATTCGAGAGCAGGAAACCGGGGAACTCACGCTTTGGTGGCGGCGTAGACGGAGTAGAGCGGATCAGAAGGCACGACGGAGGCGGCGCCGGAGCCGATGTTGACAATGGCGCCGCGCTTCCGCTCGACCATGCCTGGCAGCACGGCGTGCGTGACCCGCGTGACGCCCTCGACGTTGACCCGGATGAGGCTGCGCATCAGCTCCTCGTCCACCTCGTGGAAGTAGCGCGCGTACGGGTAGGACAGCCCGGCGTTGTTGACGAGCACGCCGACGTCGAGGCCACGGATGGAGTCCTTGAGCGCCTCGACGCCGGCCGCGAGCCCCTCGCTGGCGAAGTCGAGCACGAAGGTGCGCACCTCGGGGACCTTGGGGTGCTTGGCCCTGATCTCGGCGGCCACGGCGGCCAGCTTCTCCGGGTTGCGGCCGACGAGGACGAGCCCGAGCCCGGCCGCGGCGAGGCGGAACGCGACGGCGCGGCCGATGCCGTCGGTGGCGCCCGTCACGACGGCCCAGGCGCCGTAGCGGCGGCGCAGGGGCTTCCCCGGGCGGAGGAACGCGGCGTAGACCCAGAGCGCGAAGCGGGCAGCGGCGCGGACGGCCACGAGCAGGCCCACGGCGGCCAGCACCAGCGCCCAAGCCGGCTGCGCGCGGAGGAACTCGACGTGGGCGCACGTGCCGGCCATGGCGCCGTCTGATTCGTGTAGCTGGTCGATGCGGTGCGGTGTCGAGCTTTGGACGGGACTTATTAGTAACGGGGATGGGCTTTCTCTGGTGGTGGGTGGAACTGGTGTACCAAGACTAACCGAACACGAACAGAAATTCTCTCTCGTTGGTAGAGTTCGTATCGACGGACAGATttcaaattggatttttaagaagTTCTGGTGGTGGTAGTTTTATTAGAAATGTATATAGGTCCGGTGTAGCAAAGAATGCGAGTCAAAGTAGCAAGCAACCTTTGAATGGATGGATCGCAGGTTTACAACAACATGGCCTGGGGGTTTCAAAACGAAGTACCCACACTCTTTGGACACGTCAAACTCATCGACGTGTTTGGTAGGCTCACCGGCACCGCCCAGTGTTTTGCAGACGAACCGTGGCCTGCGAGCTGCGAAGACAGCAGCAGCGGCAGAGATGCAGACGCAGCCACGCAGGTAGGGCTGAACTGGCTGGCATCAGGCATCCGGATTCCGGAGGCCGGAGCAGGTGCACACCAGAGGCAAACCGAGTCCACGGCGGTGCACCGGGCGCAACTTGGCTCTGATGTAGTTACTGTGGAGAGTCTTGACGACGATGGGGACGGCGGTGCTGGCAGGCAGTGGCGGCCTGCATGACGGGTGCCCAGCTCGCTGCCCATCGAGCCGAGGCGCGCCAGCGAGGAGTGGCGCCGTGCCGGACACTGGCAGCATTAACGCACGCGCGGCTGGCGCTGGCGGTCAGGTGGGGAGGAGGGATTAAGGTCGAACAAATAAGCCTAGTTCGGGTGTCCCCATCTAGGCCGGATATGTCTGGATTGGGGACAAATTCAGATTAGCACAATAAAATTTTTAGGTCTAAAACTTCTCATGTTCGGTTAAGTTCATTAAAATTCTAGCCCATAGATTTAAATTTTTTTCGAGCAGGTTATGGATTAGAGCCATGTTATGAAGGGTCTAGAAAAAAATCCGAGGTAAGCGACAAATACAAGCAGTGGATTGGCGGCGGCGGAGAACATGAGGTGCAGACGAGCGGCAGCTGCGCCGGCGACATCCTCCCCGCCACCGGATTGGCGGCAGCGGAGAAGACGAGGTGCATACGAGCGGCAGCTGCGGCAGCTGTGCCAGCGATATCCTCCCCGCCATCGGCAACCTCTACTATGCTAGCAGCCTTCTTTCCGGTTGGTCTCTCTTTTGTTAGATAGGGTTCTTGGGTCGAGTTTGTTCGCTCGTGCGACATGCGTGTGTGCCGCTCGCTCCCCA
Proteins encoded:
- the LOC103653730 gene encoding very-long-chain 3-oxoacyl-CoA reductase 1-like encodes the protein MAGTCAHVEFLRAQPAWALVLAAVGLLVAVRAAARFALWVYAAFLRPGKPLRRRYGAWAVVTGATDGIGRAVAFRLAAAGLGLVLVGRNPEKLAAVAAEIRAKHPKVPEVRTFVLDFASEGLAAGVEALKDSIRGLDVGVLVNNAGLSYPYARYFHEVDEELMRSLIRVNVEGVTRVTHAVLPGMVERKRGAIVNIGSGAASVVPSDPLYSVYAATKAYVDQFSRCLYVEYKSKGIDVQCQVPLYVATKMASIRKSSFMVPSTDTYARAAVRHIGYEPRCTPYWPHSVVWFLISILPESLIDSVRLGMCIKIRKKGLAKDAKKKAL